Proteins from a single region of bacterium:
- the xylA gene encoding xylose isomerase: MTDFFDTVPEPVSFAGRRAGLGQLAYRVYDPDRQVMGRRMEDHLRIAVCYWHSFNWPGSDIFGHGTFDRPWLEPGQDPMAAARAKQDAAFEFFEKLGTPFFCFHDVDMAPEGADLSESRVNLDTMVERAAEKMEATGVRLLWGTANLFSHPRYAAGAATNPNPDVFTHAAAQVRHMLEATHRLDGANYVLWGGREGYETLLNTRLRQEADQLARFLTLVAEHKRKIGFTGTLLIEPKPQEPTKHQYDYDCTSVHGFLDRYDLVDEFKVNIEVNHATLSGHSFHHEVAYAMDNGIFGSVDANRGDPQNGWDTDQFPNSVDELSLALYEILRGGGFTTGGFNFDTKLRRQSMARDDLFWGHIGGIDTLARSLLVAEAMLADGAIEQARAARYAGWDSGLGAEIMKGDVDLAVLADQAVADGLDPQPVSGRQERLENEVNRIIWSTPN, encoded by the coding sequence ATGACTGACTTCTTCGACACCGTTCCCGAGCCGGTGAGCTTCGCCGGCCGCCGAGCGGGTCTTGGCCAGCTGGCCTACCGGGTGTACGACCCCGACCGCCAGGTCATGGGCCGGCGCATGGAAGACCACCTGCGGATTGCGGTGTGCTATTGGCACAGCTTCAATTGGCCGGGTAGCGACATCTTTGGCCACGGCACGTTCGACCGCCCCTGGCTAGAGCCGGGACAGGACCCGATGGCCGCCGCCCGGGCCAAGCAGGATGCAGCCTTTGAGTTCTTCGAGAAGCTGGGCACGCCGTTCTTCTGCTTCCACGATGTAGACATGGCCCCGGAAGGCGCAGATCTAAGCGAGAGCCGAGTCAATCTCGACACCATGGTGGAGCGGGCTGCGGAGAAGATGGAGGCCACCGGTGTGCGGCTGCTGTGGGGCACGGCCAACCTGTTCTCCCATCCCCGCTACGCCGCCGGGGCGGCCACCAATCCCAATCCCGATGTGTTCACCCACGCCGCGGCCCAGGTTCGCCACATGCTGGAGGCCACCCACCGTCTCGACGGGGCCAACTACGTGCTGTGGGGAGGACGGGAGGGCTACGAGACGCTGCTCAACACCCGCCTGCGCCAAGAGGCCGACCAGCTCGCCCGCTTTCTGACCCTGGTGGCTGAGCACAAGCGCAAGATCGGCTTCACCGGCACCCTGCTCATCGAGCCCAAGCCCCAGGAGCCCACCAAGCACCAGTACGACTACGACTGCACCTCGGTTCACGGCTTCTTGGATCGCTACGACCTCGTCGACGAGTTCAAGGTGAACATCGAGGTGAACCACGCCACCTTGTCGGGCCACTCCTTCCATCACGAGGTGGCCTATGCGATGGACAACGGAATCTTCGGCAGCGTGGACGCCAACCGGGGTGACCCCCAGAACGGTTGGGACACCGACCAGTTCCCCAACTCGGTGGACGAGCTCTCGCTGGCTCTCTATGAGATCTTGCGAGGCGGGGGATTCACCACCGGTGGATTCAACTTCGACACCAAGCTCCGCCGCCAGAGCATGGCCAGAGATGACCTGTTCTGGGGCCACATCGGCGGCATCGACACACTGGCCCGCTCTCTGCTGGTGGCGGAGGCCATGCTGGCCGACGGGGCCATCGAGCAGGCCAGGGCCGCCCGCTATGCCGGTTGGGACTCGGGACTGGGCGCCGAGATCATGAAGGGTGATGTGGACCTTGCCGTGCTAGCCGATCAGGCGGTGGCTGACGGGCTCGACCCCCAGCCGGTGTCGGGTCGCCAGGAACGATTGGAGAACGAGGTCAACCGCATCATCTGGTCCACGCCGAACTGA
- the xylB gene encoding xylulokinase produces the protein MVGRALVAGVDSSTQSTKVELRELDSGLLVDRTSAPHTHSRWEPPVSEQDPAIWWEALSACFAQLTDADRANVVAVSVAGQQHGLVLVDEDGEALRPAKLWNDTTSAPQARDLVARHGREQWARRCGSVPLASFTIAKLAWVLKHEPELADRVAQIMLPHDWLTWRLTGAHVTDRGDASGTGWFDPAANEMAPDLLGLAVGDPNGWLPRLPRVLEPDQAAGPITPQAAATLGVSASVLVGPGTGDNMGAALGLGLKPGDTVISLGTSGTAYSVSTTPTSDPTGAVAGFADAAGGYLPLVCTLNATRVSDTVARWLGVEPSELAALALAATENSSAPVLVPYFDGERTPNLPDATGLLTALRNDTTREELALAAHDGVLCGLLDGLDALRRAGVDASGRLHLIGGGARSAAYRVRAAALHGAAITVPDDDEIVALGAAVQAAAVAAGSHPVEVAAQWPLGQGTLVDPPPGIDGGEIRTRYAEQQRRAFPSSSG, from the coding sequence ATGGTTGGCCGTGCATTGGTGGCCGGGGTGGACTCTTCCACCCAATCCACAAAGGTCGAACTGCGAGAACTCGACTCCGGCCTTCTGGTTGACCGGACTAGTGCCCCGCACACCCACTCGCGCTGGGAGCCGCCGGTGAGCGAGCAAGACCCGGCAATTTGGTGGGAGGCACTGTCGGCCTGCTTTGCCCAATTGACTGATGCCGACCGGGCCAATGTGGTGGCAGTGAGCGTGGCCGGCCAGCAGCACGGCCTGGTGCTGGTAGACGAAGACGGCGAAGCTCTGCGCCCGGCCAAGCTGTGGAACGACACCACTTCCGCGCCCCAGGCCCGTGACCTGGTAGCCCGCCATGGTCGCGAGCAGTGGGCCCGGCGCTGCGGTTCGGTGCCGTTGGCATCGTTCACCATTGCCAAGCTGGCTTGGGTGCTCAAGCATGAGCCCGAACTGGCTGACCGGGTCGCTCAAATCATGCTGCCCCACGACTGGCTCACTTGGCGGCTGACCGGCGCTCATGTCACCGACCGAGGTGACGCCTCGGGCACCGGTTGGTTCGATCCCGCCGCCAATGAGATGGCCCCAGATCTGCTGGGTTTGGCCGTGGGCGATCCAAACGGCTGGCTGCCTCGGTTGCCCCGGGTGCTCGAGCCTGATCAGGCGGCTGGGCCAATCACACCGCAAGCGGCGGCCACCCTGGGAGTGAGTGCCTCAGTGCTCGTCGGCCCCGGCACTGGCGACAACATGGGCGCGGCTCTCGGACTCGGGTTGAAGCCCGGTGACACAGTGATCTCGCTGGGTACCTCTGGCACGGCCTATTCCGTCTCCACCACGCCAACCAGCGACCCGACAGGCGCGGTGGCCGGGTTCGCCGACGCCGCTGGTGGCTATCTGCCATTGGTGTGCACGCTCAACGCCACACGGGTGAGCGACACGGTGGCCCGCTGGCTGGGGGTCGAACCTTCGGAGCTAGCCGCCCTGGCCCTGGCCGCGACGGAGAATTCGAGCGCACCGGTACTTGTGCCCTATTTCGACGGGGAGCGCACTCCCAACCTGCCCGATGCCACCGGTTTATTGACAGCTCTACGAAACGACACCACCCGCGAGGAACTAGCCCTGGCCGCCCACGACGGTGTGCTCTGCGGGCTGCTTGACGGTCTCGATGCCTTGCGGAGGGCCGGGGTTGACGCCAGCGGTCGGCTACACCTGATTGGCGGCGGAGCCCGCTCGGCCGCTTACCGGGTGCGGGCTGCGGCGTTGCACGGCGCGGCTATCACTGTGCCCGACGACGACGAGATAGTTGCCCTGGGGGCCGCGGTGCAGGCTGCGGCGGTGGCGGCGGGCAGCCATCCAGTCGAGGTGGCTGCCCAATGGCCGCTCGGTCAGGGAACGCTTGTCGATCCCCCGCCTGGGATCGATGGGGGAGAAATCCGTACCCGCTACGCCGAACAGCAACGGAGAGCCTTTCCCTCCAGCAGCGGGTAG
- a CDS encoding glycine/sarcosine/betaine reductase selenoprotein B family protein translates to MSSDQTMRDLMANLPVPEFESTPWASPPPLSEATVAIVTSAGLHRADQDRFEGRGDTSYRMLNREDRELILGHWSSNFDRAAYVSDHNVVYPIDRLEELATDGTIGAVAPRHVAFAGNQPDTVSEVRLDTGPAAAAQLRADGVDVAILTPV, encoded by the coding sequence ATGTCGAGTGACCAGACGATGCGCGACCTCATGGCCAACCTGCCGGTACCGGAGTTTGAGTCCACACCATGGGCTTCTCCACCCCCCTTGTCGGAGGCCACTGTGGCTATCGTAACCAGTGCGGGGCTGCACCGGGCCGACCAGGACCGTTTTGAAGGCCGGGGTGACACCAGCTACCGCATGCTCAACCGAGAAGACCGCGAGCTGATATTGGGCCACTGGAGTTCCAACTTCGACCGGGCTGCGTATGTGTCCGACCACAACGTGGTGTACCCCATCGACCGGCTGGAGGAGTTGGCCACCGATGGCACCATCGGGGCCGTGGCCCCTCGGCATGTGGCGTTCGCAGGCAATCAGCCCGACACTGTTTCGGAGGTGCGCCTCGATACCGGCCCCGCCGCCGCGGCCCAATTGCGGGCCGACGGAGTAGACGTGGCCATCTTGACGCCGGTTTGA